Part of the Thermus islandicus DSM 21543 genome is shown below.
CCTCTACCTGAGGGCCTTGGAGGAGGCGGCGGGGAGGGATCTCCTCCCGGACCTCGTGAACCACCACCTCTTCGGCCCCCTCTTCGCCCACGCCCTGGGGGAGGGGGGAGAAGGCGCCCTGGCGCCCTGGGCCGATCTGGGGCCAGCCCCCTCTTCCCTTTCCCCGGCGGCCTACCGCCCCCTCTTCGGCCCACCCCACGCCGGGGCGGCGGCGGGGGACCCGGTGTGGGACGCCCTCTACGGGGCCCTCCTCCGGGCCTCGCGTCCCGAAGACCCGGAGGAGGCCCTTCTGGAGTGGCGGGACTACTGGTACTGGCGGGGCCGGGGGGAGCGCCTGGACGAGCCCCTTCCGTCCGACGGAGGACGAGGCCCAGGGGAAAATGGGGAAGGAGGGAAAAGATGAAAAGGTTCGCCAAACCCCAGCAGGCTTCGGAGCTCGGCCTTCGCCTAAGCCGCGCCCTGGTAAAGGGCCAGGACCTCCTCAAGGTGGCGCTCCTCACGCCAAGGCGGGCCTCCCTTACCCCCGACCTGGCCCTGGTCCTGGACCGCTCGGGGAGCATGGCGGGCCGCAAGCTCCAGGAGGCCAAGGCCGCGGCCCTCGCCGTGCTGGAGGCCTTCCCGGAGCGGGGCCGGGTGGCGGTGGTGGCCTACGATCACGAGGTGGAGGTGGGGGGGCTGGACCGGAAGGCGGCCCGGGCCTACCTGGAGGCCCTCGAGGCCGGGGGTAGCACCGCCCTCCACGCGGGCTGGCGGCAGGGGGCCCTCCTCCTCAAGGACCCCACCTGGCCCCGGTTCCTCTTCCTCCTCTCCGACGGCCTGGCCAACGTGGGCCTCACCGACCCCGAGGCCCTGGCGGAGGAGGCGAGGAAGGCGGCCCGGGAAGGGGTCTACACCTTCACCCTGGGCTTCGGGGACGGGTACCACCGGGAGCTCATGGCCCGCATGGCCCGGGAGGGGGGTGGGGTCCACCGCTACGTGGCGGAGGGGGAGCTCCTGGCCACCCTCCTCGCGGAGCTCGCCTTCCTCAAGGCCCCGGTGAACCTCGGGGTCCGGGTGCGCCTGGGGGGAACGGAGGCCCACCTGGCCCCCTTCGCCCCCGAGGAGGAGCGCATCCTCCTTCTCCCGGTGGAGGCCCAGGTGCTGGAGGTGGAGGAGGGTTTTCCCGGGGGCGCGGTCCTCTACCGCCTGCCCCTTCCCGAACCCGCCCCCGAGGGGAGCGAGGCCTGGCGGGAGGTGGAGCTCGAGGCCCTGCTTTGGGAGGCGGGGCGGCTTTTGGAGCGGGAGGCCGATTCCGAAGAGGAGGCGAAAGCCCTGGCGGAGAAGGCAGGGGCCCTTTCGGCCAGCCTGCGGGCCCACCCCTTAGGGGAGAGCGAGCGGGCCCTGGCCCTGGTCCAGGCGCTGGAGGCCTTTAAGGGGGCCATGGAGCGCCTGGCCACCTTCTACGATGCCTTGACCTCGGACCGGGTGGCCCGGGAGGGCGCGGCCTTCACCACCCAGCTCTCCTTCCCCCTCCGCCTGAGCCAGACGCAGTACCGGGACCGCACGGAGGAGCCTCCAAGCGCCACGGCGGAAGGAAAGCGGGTAAGGAGGCGCAAACAGTTGAAAAATAACCCATAAATCCGCCCACTTCCTCTCTCCCTTCCCTGTTTGTCCAAGAGCATAAAACTCCACGGAGGGCGGCGAAGGAAGCCGAGGGAGGTAAAATGAACCCAGGAATGCCCGAGGCCAAAGCCCCAAAGCTCTTTCTCGGCGTCCACGCCCGCCTGGTCTTCCCTGACCCCAAGGACGAGAGGGCGGTCCTGGACCTGATGCGCCGCTTCTCGGCGGCGAAGCGCTTCGCCTACCAGCGCCTCCTGGAAGGGAAGTCCCGCGAGGAGCTCAAACGGGCGGACGGGCCCCTCTGCACCCTCTTCCGCCTCAACACCCGCTACGCCGACGGGGCCATAGAGAAGGCGAAAGCGGTCCTGGACTCCGCCCTGGAGCTCGGAAGCGACCCCCGCAAGGTGGTCTTCGGGGGGAGGGGGCTTTTTGAGCAGCTCAAGCGCAAGCACCTCTCGGGCAAAGACCGGGAGCGGCTCAAGAGGGAGTGGAAGGAGAAGAGGCAAGAGCTCCTCTACAGCCGAGGGGACAAGAGCAGGGAGGGCAACCTCAACCTCCGCGTTGAGGTCAGGGACGGCGCGCTGTGGCTCCGGATCCACCTAGGAACCGAGGAAAATAAGTACGCCTACGCCCTGGTGAAGACCTCCCACCCCCAGCTCAAAGCCCTCCTGGAGAGGGTCTGCTCCTCCTCCCCCTACAACACCGAGCTCACCCTCAAGGAGGGGAAGCTCTACGCCCACCTCTCCTGGGGCGAAGCCCTTCCCCCTCCCGTCCACACGAAGGCGAACGGGGTTCTCGGGATAGACGTGAACAGCGACCCCTACCACCTGGCCCTCGCCGTGGTCTCTCCCGATGGGAACCTCGTCCGCTACCTCACTCTCTCCCTGGAAGAGGTGGACTCCGCCCCCAACAAGGGAGCTAAGGAACTCTTCCTCTGGAAAATCGCTCATCAGGTAGTGGCCCTGGCGGAGGAGCACGGGGTGACCCTCGCCACGGAGAGGCTCAAATACCTCAGGAAGTCCAAGAGGGGTGACGGCTTGGGGCGGAACTTCCGCAGGAAGCAGCACCGCTTCGCCTACCGCTCCCTCCTGGAGAAGATCCACTCCCTTGCCCGTAAGCGGGGCGTGGAGGTCCTGGAGGTGAACCCCCAGGACACCTCCACGATAGGGATGCTCAAGTACGCTCCCCAGCTTTCCCTTTCCAAGGACATCGCCGCCGCCCTCGTGATCGGGAGGAGGGCTCTGGGGTACGAAGAGAGGCTCCCCAAGGGCTACGAGGCCCTTCTCCAAGACGAATCCTTCCTCGCCCATGCCGAGGGGTTCTACCAAGCCCACCTCCAGGAGCTAGAGAAGCTCAAGAGGGCGGAGAAGAACCCCTATCTCAGGCGGAGGCTTTCCCGGGAGATGGGGAAGGCCAAAGCCGCCCTTTGCCTTCTTTCGAGCTTTCGGGGCTCGCCAGGGAGCCGCGGGAAGGCACCCCACAGAAGGAGCTTCCCCGGCACCCATCCCTGGCGGGTCCTGAAAGTAGGCCTCGTCCTTCCTCTCCTTGGGCGCGAGGTGCCGCGAGATCTCTCGCCCCTCAAGCCCGTCCTGCACCTAGCTCCGCTGACCGTGGGACCGTGGGAGAAGCGGATGGAAAGCCAAGACCCTCATCCTGGTGGGGGGTCGGCGCGCATAAATGCGCGCTTCGGCTAACCAGGATCTGGGGAAGTGGAAGGCCGGGGACCTCGCCAAGGTCCTGGCGGAGGTCCTGGAAAGGGCCTGGGGCGTGGAACCTCCCGGGAAGGGGGAAGAGGTCCTCTTCAGCCTAGCCCTGGAGGGGAAGCCCCTGGTGGACTTCCCCGAGTACCGGGACTACCTGAAGCGGCTCCTCACCGGGGAGCGGCGCTTCGCCCGAGGAAGCCTGGGCCTTTGCCATGCCTGCGGCCAGGAAGGGGTACCCGTGGTGCGAAGCTTCGCCGACTTCAAGCTCAAGTTCTACATTACGGACAAGAAGGGCTTCGCCCCGGGGGTGCGGGAGGAGGGCTTCGCCAAGGCCTACGCCCTGTGCCAGGACTGCTTCCGGGCCCTGAAGCTGGGGGAGGGGTTCGCTCTGGAACACCTCAAGCTCCGCTTCCTGGAGACCGAGGCCCTGGTCCTTCCCGGGGCGGAGCTCGAGCCCGAGAGGCTCTCCGCGCTTGTGGAGAGGATCCTGGCCCAGGTGGAGGGCCTGGAAAGGCTTTCCGCCTGGCGGGACTTCCTCGCCCGGGCGAAGCGGCAGGAGGGGGTGGGCTACCTGGGGTTCACCCTTCTCCTCTTCCGCGAGGCCCAGGCGGCCACCAAGGCGGAGGAGGTGGTCCTGGAGGTGCCCCCCTCCCGGGTGGAGGCCCTCTTCCAGGCCATGGGGGAGGCGGGGGTAGAGGGGGTCCGGGATTGGCTTTACCTCCTCCCCCTGGACCGGGGCCAAAGGGGCGTGCGGGCGGGCCTGGCCCTCGAGGCGGCCTCCCGCCTCTTCCTCGGCCTTCCCTTCCGCTCCCGGGACTGGGTGCCCCTCTTTCTTAGGGCTGCAGAGCGGGCCTTCCGGGAGGATGCCACCCTTTTCGCCGCCTCCCGGTTTCGCGGCCCCTGGGGGGGCCTTGCGCCTCGTGGCCCTGGCGGCGGATTGGTTGGGGATTCTGGCCCGGATGGGCCTTTGGGGAGGCGCTATGGAGGCGAAGGATCTTTCGGGTGCGTTGCTGGAAGAAGAGGAGAAGGAGGCCTTCCGCGCCTACAGGTTTGGTCCCCTCGAGGCCGGGCTCTACCTCCTGGGTAAGGCCATGGAGGCTGTAGGGCAGGCCCAGGCCCGGCTTTACGAGTACCGCAAGGAGCCCCTCCTGGAGGCCATCGGTTGGCAGGGGATGAGCCTTGTTCGGGTGCGGCTACTGGTGCCCGAGGTGATGGCCAAGGCGACCTACTACCTGGATGGGGAGGACCGTACCCGGGTAATGGACCTCCTGGGGCGGGCCACGGATCTCCTGGAGCGGGCCGAGGGGGGCCTTTCTGACCGGGAAGTGCCGTACTACATCCTCATGGGGTACGCTCAGGCCCGCAGCCAGCGCCTGCGGGTCGGAAAAAGGGAGGTGGCGCATGAAGGAGAGGATGCCTAACGCCGAGATCCTTTTCCTATACGAGGCGAAGGACACCAACCCTAACGGAGACCCTGACGCGGAGAACCGCCCCCGCATGGACTACGTGGGGCGTCGGCTTCTCGTGAGCGACGTGCGCCTTAAGCGCTACGTGCGGGACTACCTCCTGGCCCGCGGGGAGGACGTCTGGGTCCGCACCCGGGAGGATGGCTCCCGCACCGACGCCGACGGGCGGCTGGAGGAGCTCAAGGCCCTCTACAGGCAGGAGACGGGAAAGGAGACGGGGGCGAAGAAGAAGGACCTGGACCCCGAGTTCCTCGCTTGGTACCTGAGGCGCTTCAGGGACGTGCGCCTCTTCGGGGCGGTGCTGCCCATCAAGGCCGAGGGCGAGGCCAAGGGGGGGACGGGGCAGTTCGTGGGGCCGGTGCAGTTTGACTGGGGCTACTCCCTCCACCCGGTGGAGGTGTACACCGCCACCATCGCCAGCCAGTTCGCCGGCCGCACCGAGGGGGGTAAGGGGGAGCACGGCACCTTCGGCAAGGACCACCGGGTTCACTACGCCCTCATCGCCTTCTGGGGGAGGGTTTCCGCCCTACGAGCCGAGCGGGTAGGGCTTGCCCTCGAGGACCTTGATTACCTGGAACGGGGACTCCTGGAGGGCCTTTTGGAGGGGTCCACCACCCGGAGCAAGGTGGGCCAGACCCCTCTCCTCTACCTGCGGGTGGACTGGAGGGAGGGCTTCCGGCCCCTCGGAGACCCCAGGGACGGGCTCCGGGTGCGGCCCGAGGGGGGGAAGGCCCCGGAGGCCATCCGCTCCCAAGCCGACTACGTGCTGGAGGCGGAAGGCCTCTCCGAAAGGCTCGCCCGCTACCGGGAGGCGGTGGAGCGGGTGCGCCTGTGGCAGCATCCTGGCCTGAAGGTGGAGGGGCTTTCCCTGGAGGGGGTGAGGGTGGAGGAGGTGGGCTTCTGACCGTTCTC
Proteins encoded:
- a CDS encoding IS200/IS605 family accessory protein TnpB-related protein gives rise to the protein MNPGMPEAKAPKLFLGVHARLVFPDPKDERAVLDLMRRFSAAKRFAYQRLLEGKSREELKRADGPLCTLFRLNTRYADGAIEKAKAVLDSALELGSDPRKVVFGGRGLFEQLKRKHLSGKDRERLKREWKEKRQELLYSRGDKSREGNLNLRVEVRDGALWLRIHLGTEENKYAYALVKTSHPQLKALLERVCSSSPYNTELTLKEGKLYAHLSWGEALPPPVHTKANGVLGIDVNSDPYHLALAVVSPDGNLVRYLTLSLEEVDSAPNKGAKELFLWKIAHQVVALAEEHGVTLATERLKYLRKSKRGDGLGRNFRRKQHRFAYRSLLEKIHSLARKRGVEVLEVNPQDTSTIGMLKYAPQLSLSKDIAAALVIGRRALGYEERLPKGYEALLQDESFLAHAEGFYQAHLQELEKLKRAEKNPYLRRRLSREMGKAKAALCLLSSFRGSPGSRGKAPHRRSFPGTHPWRVLKVGLVLPLLGREVPRDLSPLKPVLHLAPLTVGPWEKRMESQDPHPGGGSARINARFG
- a CDS encoding TM1802 family CRISPR-associated protein, coding for MEAKDLSGALLEEEEKEAFRAYRFGPLEAGLYLLGKAMEAVGQAQARLYEYRKEPLLEAIGWQGMSLVRVRLLVPEVMAKATYYLDGEDRTRVMDLLGRATDLLERAEGGLSDREVPYYILMGYAQARSQRLRVGKREVAHEGEDA
- the cas7b gene encoding type I-B CRISPR-associated protein Cas7/Csh2 codes for the protein MKERMPNAEILFLYEAKDTNPNGDPDAENRPRMDYVGRRLLVSDVRLKRYVRDYLLARGEDVWVRTREDGSRTDADGRLEELKALYRQETGKETGAKKKDLDPEFLAWYLRRFRDVRLFGAVLPIKAEGEAKGGTGQFVGPVQFDWGYSLHPVEVYTATIASQFAGRTEGGKGEHGTFGKDHRVHYALIAFWGRVSALRAERVGLALEDLDYLERGLLEGLLEGSTTRSKVGQTPLLYLRVDWREGFRPLGDPRDGLRVRPEGGKAPEAIRSQADYVLEAEGLSERLARYREAVERVRLWQHPGLKVEGLSLEGVRVEEVGF
- a CDS encoding TM1802 family CRISPR-associated protein; translated protein: MRASANQDLGKWKAGDLAKVLAEVLERAWGVEPPGKGEEVLFSLALEGKPLVDFPEYRDYLKRLLTGERRFARGSLGLCHACGQEGVPVVRSFADFKLKFYITDKKGFAPGVREEGFAKAYALCQDCFRALKLGEGFALEHLKLRFLETEALVLPGAELEPERLSALVERILAQVEGLERLSAWRDFLARAKRQEGVGYLGFTLLLFREAQAATKAEEVVLEVPPSRVEALFQAMGEAGVEGVRDWLYLLPLDRGQRGVRAGLALEAASRLFLGLPFRSRDWVPLFLRAAERAFREDATLFAASRFRGPWGGLAPRGPGGGLVGDSGPDGPLGRRYGGEGSFGCVAGRRGEGGLPRLQVWSPRGRALPPG
- a CDS encoding vWA domain-containing protein; this translates as MKRFAKPQQASELGLRLSRALVKGQDLLKVALLTPRRASLTPDLALVLDRSGSMAGRKLQEAKAAALAVLEAFPERGRVAVVAYDHEVEVGGLDRKAARAYLEALEAGGSTALHAGWRQGALLLKDPTWPRFLFLLSDGLANVGLTDPEALAEEARKAAREGVYTFTLGFGDGYHRELMARMAREGGGVHRYVAEGELLATLLAELAFLKAPVNLGVRVRLGGTEAHLAPFAPEEERILLLPVEAQVLEVEEGFPGGAVLYRLPLPEPAPEGSEAWREVELEALLWEAGRLLEREADSEEEAKALAEKAGALSASLRAHPLGESERALALVQALEAFKGAMERLATFYDALTSDRVAREGAAFTTQLSFPLRLSQTQYRDRTEEPPSATAEGKRVRRRKQLKNNP